A genomic segment from Conger conger chromosome 2, fConCon1.1, whole genome shotgun sequence encodes:
- the LOC133122762 gene encoding epiplakin-like, whose amino-acid sequence MDALSKSTAEKEKDQTASNLQNNKNIDRSVSIKNDSAGKIMIKIAQEMDIQDTNGTTSFHGIRKDVSAEELLESKIIDQKQYEDLRTGQDTIQRVSQIESVHTYLQGTNSIAGVFLQSSKQVLSICEAKHKGVLTPGTALVLLEAQAATGFMIDPVKNRKLSVEEAVTSGVVGADLKQKLLTAERAVTGYTDPNTGDTISLFQALQKELIVKDHGIRLLEAQIATGGIIDPVYSHRVPVEVAYQRGYFDEKMNQILLDPSDDTKGFFDPNTQENLTYLQLVERCVTDPVTGLSLLVIAQKGEDYVFSDEKTKHVLKLTIAIKTEGKTNGQELSAWELLYSKHITEEKRRELVHQYSSGEITMEQLMKIIVTITEDKTSSQNTAFMQTNGTTSFHGIRKDVSAEELLESKIIDQKQYEDIMNRKDTIQRVSEIESVHTYLQGTNSIAGVFLQSSKQVLSICEAKRKGLLTPGTALVLLEAQAATGFMIDPVQNRKLSVEEAVTSGVVGAELKQKLLSAENAVTGYTDPKTGDIISLFQALQKELIVKDHGIRLLEAQIATGGIIDPVFSHRVPVEVAYQRGYFDEKMNQILLDPSDDTKGFFDPNTQENLTYLQLVERCVTDPVTGLSLLVIAQKGEDYLFFDEKTKNVLKSTITNKTEGKTNGQGLSVWEFLYSKHITEDKRRELVRQYSSGEITMEHLIKIIVTITEEKTSSQNTAFTQTNGTTSFHGIRKDVSAEELLQSKIIDQKQYEDLRTGQDTIQRVSQIESVHTYLQGTNSIAGVFLQSSKQVLSICEAKRKGLLTPGTALVLLEAQAATGFMIDPVKNRKLSVEEAVTSGVVGADLKQKLLTAEKAVTGYTDPNTGDTISLFQALQKELIVKDHGIRLLEAQIATGGIIDPVYSHRVPVEVAYQRGYFDEKMNQILLDPSDDTKGFFDPNTQENLTYLKLVERCVTDPATGLSLLVIAQKGEDYLFSDEKTKHVLKLTIAIKTEGKTNGQGLSAWELLYSKHITEEKRRELVRLSSSGEITMEQLMKIIVTITEDKTSSQNTAFMQTNGTTSFHGIRKDVSAEELLESKIIDQKQYEDIMNRKDTIQRVSEIESVHTYLQGTNSIAGVFLQSSKQVLSICEAKRKGLLTPGTALVLLEAQAATGFMIDPVQNRKLSVEEAVTSGVVGAELKQKLLSAENAVTGYTDPKTGDIISLFQALQKELIVKDHGIRLLEAQIATGGIIDPVFSHRVPVEVAYQRGYFDEKMNQILLDPSDDTKGFFDPNTQENLTYLQLVERCVTDPVTGLSLLVIAQKGEDYFFFDEKTKNVLKSTITNKTEGKTNGQGLSVWEFLYSKHITEDKRRELVRQYSSGEITMEHLIKIIVTITEEKTSSQNTAFTQTNGTTSFHGIRKDVSAEELLQSKIIDQKQYEDLRTGKVTIQILSEIESVHTYLQGTNSIAGVFLQSSKQVLSICEAKRKGLLTPGTALVLLEAQAATGFMIDPVKNRKLSVEEAVTSGVVGAEWKQKLLSAERAVTGYTDPNTDDTISLFQALQKELIVKDHGIRLLEAQIATGGIIDPVFSHRVPVEVAYQRGYFDEKMNQILLDPSDDTKGFFDPNTQENLTYLQLVERCVSDPVTGLILLVIVQKGEDYFFFDEKTKNVLKSTITNKTEGKTNGQGLSVWELLYSKHITEEKRRELVCLYSSGEITMEHLMKIIVTISEEKTSYTTTAITYTKGTSNFHGIRKDVSAEELLKSKIIDQKQYEDLRTGRVTIQILSEIESVHTYLQGTNSIAGVFLQSSKQVLSISEAKRKGLLTPGTALVLLEAQAATGFMIDPVKNRKLSVEEAVTSGVVGAEWKQKLLSAERAVTGYTDPETGDTLSLFQALQKELIVKDHGIRLLEAQIATGGIIDPVHSHRVPVEVAYQRGYFNEKMNQILLDPSDDTKGFFDPNTQENLTYLQLVERCVIDPETGFCLLLLNP is encoded by the coding sequence ATGGATGCATTGAGTAAGTCCACagctgaaaaagaaaaggacCAGACTGCCTCAAAtttgcaaaacaacaaaaatattgatCGAAGTGTCAGTATTAAAAATGATAGTGCTGGTAAAATAATGATCAAAATTGCACAGGAGATGGATATACAGGACACAAATGGTACCACAAGCTTCCATGGTATCAGGAAAGACGTGAGTGCAGAAGAGTTGCTTGAATCTAAAATCATTGATCAGAAACAGTATGAAGATCTCAGGACTGGACAAGATACGATCCAACGTGTCAGTCAAATTGAGTCAGTTCATACGTACCTACAGGGAACAAATAGCATTGCAGGTGTATTTCTGCAGTCCAGCAAACAGGTCCTGAGCATCTGTGAAGCAAAACATAAAGGTGTCCTGACTCCAGGGACTGCTCTTGTGTTGCTGGAGGCACAGGCTGCCACTGGGTTTATGATTGACCCAGTGAAGAACAGGAAGctgtctgtggaagaggcagtgaCCAGCGGTGTGGTTGGTGCCGATTTGAAGCAGAAACTTCTGACGGCGGAAAGGGCGGTCACAGGGTACACTGACCCCAACACAGGTGACACCATCTCCTTGTTCCAGGCCTTACAGAAGGAGCTAATTGTAAAGGATCATGGCATTCGCCTTCTGGAAGCACAGATTGCCACAGGAGGAATCATTGATCCGGTATACAGCCATCGTGTGCCTGTGGAAGTTGCCTACCAGCGAGGATACTTTGATGAGAAAATGAATCAGATTCTCTTAGATCCCAGCGATGACACCAAAGGCTTCTTTGACCCCAACACTCAGGAGAACCTTACCTACTTGCAACTTGTGGAGAGATGTGTGACAGACCCTGTAACTGGTCTTAGTTTACTGGTTATTGCCCAAAAAGGAGAAGACTATGTATTTTctgatgaaaaaacaaaacatgttctAAAATTAACCATCGCAATTAAAACAGAAGGAAAGACAAATGGTCAAGAGCTGTCTGCCTGGGAACTCCTGTATTCCAAGCACATCACTGAGGAAAAAAGGAGGGAGCTAGTACATCAGTATTCCTCTGGAGAAATCACAATGGAGCAGCTTATGAAGATCATAGTCACAATTACAGAGGATAAGACTTCCAGTCAAAATACAGCTTTTATGCAGACAAATGGTACCACAAGCTTCCATGGTATCAGGAAAGACGTGAGTGCTGAAGAGTTGCTTGAGTCTAAAATCATTGATCAGAAACAGTATGAAGATATCATGAATAGAAAAGATACAATCCAACGAGTCAGTGAAATTGAGTCAGTTCATACATACCTACAGGGAACAAATAGCATTGCAGGTGTATTTCTGCAGTCCAGCAAGCAGGTCCTGAGCATCTGTGAAGCAAAACGTAAAGGTCTCCTGACTCCAGGGACTGCTCTTGTGTTGCTGGAGGCACAGGCTGCCACTGGGTTTATGATCGACCCAGTACAGAACAGGAAGctgtctgtggaagaggcagtgaCCAGCGGTGTGGTTGGTGCGGAGTTGAAGCAGAAACTGCTGTCGGCGGAAAATGCAGTCACAGGTTACACTGACCCCAAAACAGGTGACATCATCTCCTTGTTCCAGGCCTTACAGAAGGAGCTAATTGTAAAGGATCATGGCATTCGCCTTCTGGAAGCACAGATTGCCACAGGAGGAATCATTGATCCGGTATTCAGCCATCGCGTGCCTGTGGAAGTTGCCTACCAGCGAGGATACTTTGATGAGAAAATGAATCAGATTCTCTTAGATCCCAGCGATGACACCAAAGGCTTCTTTGACCCCAACACTCAGGAGAACCTTACCTACTTGCAACTTGTGGAGAGATGTGTGACAGACCCTGTAACTGGTCTTAGTTTACTGGTTATTGCCCAAAAGGGAGAAGACTACTTATTTTTTgatgaaaaaactaaaaatgttctgaaatcaaccatcacaaataaaacagaaggAAAGACAAATGGTCAAGGGCTGTCTGTCTGGGAATTCCTGTATTCCAAGCACATCACTGAGGATAAAAGGAGAGAGCTAGTACGTCAGTATTCCTCTGGAGAAATCACAATGGAGCATCTTATAAAGATCATAGTCACAATTACAGAGGAGAAGACTTCCAGTCAAAATACAGCATTTACACAGACAAATGGTACCACAAGCTTCCATGGTATCAGGAAAGACGTGAGTGCTGAAGAGTTGCTTCAATCTAAAATCATTGATCAGAAACAGTATGAAGATCTCAGGACTGGACAAGATACGATCCAACGTGTCAGTCAAATTGAGTCAGTTCATACGTATCTACAGGGAACAAACAGCATTGCAGGTGTATTTCTGCAGTCCAGCAAGCAGGTCCTGAGCATCTGTGAAGCAAAACGTAAAGGTCTCCTGACTCCAGGGACTGCTCTTGTGTTGCTGGAGGCACAGGCTGCCACTGGGTTTATGATTGACCCAGTGAAGAACAGGAAGctgtctgtggaagaggcagtgaCCAGCGGTGTGGTTGGTGCCGATTTGAAGCAGAAACTTCTGACGGCGGAAAAGGCGGTCACAGGTTACACTGACCCCAACACAGGTGACACCATCTCCTTGTTCCAGGCCTTACAGAAGGAGCTAATTGTAAAGGATCATGGCATTCGCCTTCTGGAAGCACAGATTGCCACAGGAGGAATCATTGATCCGGTATACAGCCATCGTGTGCCTGTGGAAGTTGCCTACCAGCGAGGATACTTTGATGAGAAAATGAATCAGATTCTCTTAGATCCCAGCGATGACACCAAAGGCTTCTTTGACCCCAACACTCAGGAGAACCTTACCTACTTGAAACTTGTGGAGAGATGTGTGACAGACCCTGCAACTGGTCTTAGTTTACTGGTTATTGCCCAAAAAGGAGAAGACTACTTATTTTctgatgaaaaaacaaaacatgttctGAAATTAACCATTGCAATTAAAACAGAAGGAAAGACAAATGGTCAAGGGCTGTCTGCCTGGGAACTCCTGTATTCCAAGCACATCACTGAGGAAAAAAGGAGGGAGCTAGTACGTCTGTCTTCCTCTGGAGAAATCACAATGGAGCAGCTTATGAAGATCATAGTCACAATTACAGAGGATAAGACTTCCAGTCAAAATACAGCATTTATGCAGACAAATGGTACCACAAGCTTCCATGGTATCAGGAAAGACGTGAGTGCTGAAGAGTTGCTTGAGTCTAAAATCATTGATCAGAAACAGTATGAAGATATCATGAATAGAAAAGATACAATCCAACGAGTCAGTGAAATTGAGTCAGTTCATACATACCTACAGGGAACAAATAGCATTGCAGGTGTATTTCTGCAGTCCAGCAAGCAGGTCCTGAGCATCTGTGAAGCAAAACGTAAAGGTCTCCTGACTCCAGGGACTGCTCTTGTGTTGCTGGAGGCACAGGCTGCCACTGGGTTTATGATCGACCCAGTACAGAACAGGAAGctgtctgtggaagaggcagtgaCCAGCGGTGTGGTTGGTGCGGAGTTGAAGCAGAAACTGCTGTCGGCGGAAAATGCAGTCACAGGTTACACTGACCCCAAAACAGGTGACATCATCTCCTTGTTCCAGGCCTTACAGAAGGAGCTAATTGTAAAGGATCATGGCATTCGCCTTCTGGAAGCACAGATTGCCACAGGAGGAATCATTGATCCGGTATTCAGCCATCGCGTGCCTGTGGAAGTTGCCTACCAGCGAGGATACTTTGATGAGAAAATGAATCAGATTCTCTTAGATCCCAGCGATGACACCAAAGGCTTCTTTGACCCCAACACTCAGGAGAACCTTACCTACTTGCAACTTGTGGAGAGATGTGTGACAGACCCTGTAACTGGTCTTAGTTTACTGGTTATTGCCCAAAAAGGAGAAGACTACTTCTTTTttgatgaaaaaacaaaaaatgttctgaaatcaaccatcacaaataaaacagaaggAAAGACAAATGGTCAAGGGCTGTCTGTCTGGGAATTCCTGTATTCCAAGCACATCACTGAGGATAAAAGGAGAGAGCTAGTACGTCAGTATTCCTCTGGAGAAATCACAATGGAGCATCTTATAAAGATCATAGTCACAATTACAGAGGAGAAGACTTCCAGTCAAAATACAGCATTTACACAGACAAATGGTACCACAAGCTTCCATGGTATCAGGAAAGACGTGAGTGCTGAAGAGTTGCTTCAATCTAAAATCATTGATCAGAAACAGTATGAAGATCTCAGGACTGGAAAAGTTACAATCCAAATTTTAAGTGAAATTGAGTCAGTTCATACATACCTACAGGGAACAAACAGCATTGCAGGTGTATTTCTGCAGTCCAGCAAACAGGTCCTGAGCATCTGTGAAGCAAAACGTAAAGGTCTCCTGACTCCAGGGACTGCTCTTGTGTTGCTGGAGGCACAGGCTGCCACTGGGTTTATGATTGACCCAGTGAAGAACAGGAAGctgtctgtggaagaggcagtgaCCAGCGGTGTGGTTGGTGCGGAGTGGAAACAGAAACTGCTGTCGGCAGAAAGGGCGGTCACAGGGTACACTGACCCCAACACAGATGACACCATCTCCTTGTTCCAGGCCTTGCAGAAAGAGCTAATTGTAAAGGATCATGGCATTCGCCTTCTGGAAGCACAGATTGCCACAGGAGGAATCATTGATCCGGTATTCAGCCATCGCGTGCCTGTGGAAGTTGCCTACCAGCGAGGATACTTTGATGAGAAAATGAATCAGATTCTCTTAGATCCCAGCGATGACACCAAAGGCTTCTTTGACCCCAACACTCAGGAGAACCTTACCTACTTGCAACTTGTGGAGAGATGTGTTTCTGACCCCGTAACTGGTCTTATTTTACTGGTTATTGTCCAAAAAGGAGAAGACTACTTCTTTTttgatgaaaaaacaaaaaatgttctgaaatcaaccatcacaaataaaacagaaggAAAGACCAATGGTCAAGGGCTGTCTGTCTGGGAACTCCTGTATTCCAAGCACATCACTGAGGAAAAAAGGAGGGAGCTAGTATGTCTGTATTCCTCTGGAGAAATCACAATGGAGCATCTTATGAAGATCATAGTCACAATTTCAGAGGAGAAGACTTCCTATACAACTACAGCAATTACATACACAAAGGGTACCTCAAACTTCCATGGTATCAGGAAAGACGTGAGTGCTGAAGAGTTGCTTAAATCTAAAATCATTGATCAGAAACAGTATGAAGATCTCAGGACTGGAAGAGTTACAATCCAAATTTTAAGTGAAATTGAGTCAGTTCATACATACCTACAGGGAACAAACAGCATTGCAGGTGTATTTCTGCAGTCCAGCAAGCAGGTCCTGAGCATCAGTGAAGCAAAACGTAAAGGTCTCCTGACTCCAGGGACTGCTCTTGTGTTGCTGGAGGCACAGGCTGCCACTGGGTTTATGATTGACCCAGTAAAGAACAGGAAGctgtctgtggaagaggcagtaACCAGCGGTGTGGTTGGTGCGGAGTGGAAACAGAAACTTCTGTCGGCAGAAAGGGCGGTCACAGGGTACACTGACCCCGAAACAGGTGACACCCTCTCCTTGTTCCAGGCCTTACAGAAGGAGCTAATTGTAAAGGATCATGGCATTCGCCTTCTGGAAGCACAAATTGCCACAGGAGGCATCATTGATCCGGTACACAGCCATCGCGTACCTGTGGAAGTTGCCTACCAGCGAGGATACTTTAATGAGAAGATGAATCAGATTCTCTTAGATCCCAGCGATGACACCAAAGGCTTCTTTGATCCCAATACTCAGGAGAACCTTACCTACCTGCAACTTGTGGAGAGATGTGTGATCGACCCTGAAACTGGTTTTTGCTTGCTTTTGCTCAATCCAtaa